The proteins below come from a single Oncorhynchus keta strain PuntledgeMale-10-30-2019 chromosome 32, Oket_V2, whole genome shotgun sequence genomic window:
- the LOC118384512 gene encoding sorting nexin-8-like, with product MAGELNEGSVPPYYREVYEAIRSKIEERVQVEVFQRLLSRTDLPSAVQGQIAEHVDYTDGFLSKLSLYKALALIALAQQGKQPSPKLLENCIQEFPKPQLGEFKDLQTLRMQPTQESPLTVSQTLGKLLARETVQVELIPEKKGLFLKHVEYQITSQHFKISVYRRYTDFDVFHELLLQRFAYRMVPALPPKRMLKGVLTSMSERDFIEGRRRALGRFINLVARHPFFSEDELVKTFLTFNGSDVQVKMRDSCKKMGDEFMTNTMATLAKDYLPADIQAQFSSSRELIRNIHNSFHKLRDRAEKMAERSKENATDLLMFGRELSTLGSDGSPIPSLASSQSTWGILRQSLKGLSVEFALLADKGAQQGRREEDDVVEKLNLFLDLLQSYRDLCERHEKGVLHEHQRALQKYGMMKRQMMSATVQPKEQVSVEQLESRIVQQENAIQTMELRNYFSLFCLHQETQLIFTYLPITSHILGAFVNSQVQGHQEMGAVWNDLQQKLGCLFGVDEMQSPPLTPK from the exons GATCAGTGCCGCCATACTACAGGGAGGTGTATGAGGCCATCCGGAGTAAGATAGAGGAACGAGTGCAGGTGGAGGTCTTCCAGAGGTTGCTCAGCAGAACAGATCTCCCCAGTGCTGTGCAGGGCCAG ATTGCTGAGCATGTTGACTACACTGATGGATTCTTAAGCAAGTTATCCCTGTATAAAGCACTGGCGTTGATCGCGCTTGCTCAGCAAGGAAAGCAACCAAGCCCGAAACTCTTAGAGAACTGCATACAAG AGTTCCCTAAGCCCCAACTTGGTGAGTTCAAGGACCTCCAGACTCTGAGGATGCAGCCAACTCAGGAGAGCCCCCTCACGGTGTCCCAGACCCTGGGCAAGCTGCTTGCCAGGGAGACAGTCCAGGTGGAGCTCATTCCTGAAAAGAAGGGTCTGTTCCTCAAACACGTGGAGTACCAGATCACCAGCCAG CATTTTAAGATCTCTGTTTACCGGCGGTACACTGATTTCGATGTCTTCCACGAGCTCTTGCTGCAGAGGTTTGCCTACAGAATGGTGCCTGCACTGCCGCCTAAGAGAATGCTGAAAGGAG tcCTGACCTCCATGTCTGAGAGGGACTTTATAGAGGGAAGGCGGCGTGCTCTGGGCCGGTTCATCAACCTAGTGGCACGACACCCCTTCTTCTCTGAGGACGAACTGGTCAAGACCTTTCTCACCTTCAACGGCTCG GATGTTCAAGTGAAAATGCGTGATTCTTGCAAGAAAATGGGAGATGAATTCATGACTAATACAATGGCGACTCTGGCAAAG GATTATCTCCCAGCTGATATCCAGGCCCAGTTTTCATCAAGCAGAGAACTGATCAGGAATATCCACAACAGCTTTCACAAGCTGCGGGACCGGGCAGAAAAGATGGCAGAGCGCTCCAAGGAAAACGCCACTGATTTGCTAATGTTTGGAAGGGAGCTCAG TACACTGGGCTCCGATGGTTCACCCATTCCCTCTCTGGCCTCATCCCAAAGCACCTGGGGCATTCTCCGTCAGTCTCTGAAAGGCCTTTCCGTGGAGTTTGCTCTGCTAGCCGACAAAGGTGCTCAGCAG gggaggagagaagaggacgaTGTTGTGGAAAAGCTGAATCTATTCTTGGATTTGCTGCAATCATACAGA GATCTGTGTGAGCGGCATGAGAAGGGAGTATTGCACGAGCACCAGAGAGCGCTGCAGAAGTACGGTATGATGAAGAGGCAGATGATGAGTGCCACAGTGCAGCCCAAAGAGCAGGTGTCAGTGGAGCAACTGGAGTCTCGCATTGTGCAG CAGGAGAATGCCATTCAGACCATGGAACTGCGGAACTACTTTTCCCTGTTCTGCCTTCACCAGGAGACTCAGCTCATCTTCACATACCTGCCCATCACCTCTCACATCCTGGGAGCCTTCGTCAACTCACAGGTCCAAGGTCACCAAGAG ATGGGTGCAGTGTGGAATGATCTCCAGCAGAAGCTTGGGTGTCTCTTCGGTGTCGATGAAATGCAATCCCCTCCTCTTACACCCAAGTAG